In the Pontibacillus sp. HMF3514 genome, ATTTCCAAGCATAGCTGCTCAGAAGCGATGCCAACGAAAAATGAGATTGATACGTTCATAGATTCAGCTGTAAAAGCTAGGTGATCAATATACTGATTTATAAATTTGAAAGATCTAAATATAGGAGGTAATTGAATGACTCAAACCACATTTGAAAAGGTGAATAATTATGTCGGTGGTAAGTGGATAGAATCCAATACAGATAAAACAGAATCTGTTTTCAATCCTGCAACTGGAGAAGTGATTGCAGAAGTACCTATATCTACAAGAGAAGACTTGGACCATGCGGCAAGCGTTGCAAGTGAGGCTTTTAAAACGTGGAGTGAGGTCCCAGTTCCAAAACGGGCTAGAATTCTATTTAAGTACCAACAACTATTAGTAGAACATTGGGATGAATTAGCTGAATTAATAACTATAGAGAATGGGAAAAACTTCAAAGAAGCGTATGGTGAAGTACAACGTGGAATTGAATGTGTGGAATTTGCAACTGGTGCACCTAGCCTAATGATGGGATCTCAATTACCTTCCATATCTTCAGGTATGGAGTCGGGTACGTACCGATATCCTATTGGAGTGGTAGGGGGGATCACTCCATTTAACTTCCCAATGATGGTGCCATGTTGGATGTTCCCAATGGCACTAGCTACAGGGAATACATTCATTTTGAAGCCTTCGGAGCGAACACCGTTACTGGCTAACCGCCTGGCTGAATTATTAGAGGAAGCAGGTTTACCAGACGGAGTGTTTAACATCGTTCACGGGGCTCATGATGTAGTGAATGGAATATTGGATAACAAGGATATTAAGGCTATTTCTTTCGTAGGTTCACAACCGGTAGCGGAGTATGTATATAAGCGTGGAACAGATAACCTAAAGAGAGTTCAAGCACTAGCAGGCGCTAAAAACCATTCTATTGTGTTAAGCGACGCTAATATTGAAAATGCTGTAACTCAAATTTTTAATGCTGCATTTGGGTCTGCAGGAGAACGCTGCATGGCGTGTTCTGTCGTTGCAGTGGAGGAGGATATAGCAGATGAATTTATCCAGCGTCTCGTACAAAAATCAAATGAAATAAAAATAGGAAATGGACTTGAAGACGACGTTTTCCTTGGCCCTGTTATTCGTGATCAACATAAGGAACGTACGATTCAATATATTCAAACAGGTGAAGAAGAAGGGGCGACCTTAGTTCGCGATGGACGAAAAGATGTCGAAGGTGAACAGGAAGGATATTTCGTAGGACCGACAATTTTTGATGAGGTAACAAGTGAAATGAAAATCTGGCAGGATGAGATCTTTGCTCCCGTTCTCTCCATTGCTAGAGTTAAAAATCTTGAAGAGGCGGTTGAGCTAACGAACACTTCTCGTTTTGCTAATGGAGCTTGCATTTTCACTAAAGATGGAGGAAGTGTAAGGAATTTCCGTGAAACGATTGATGCTGGAATGCTTGGAGTGAATATAGGGGTACCAGCTCCAATGGCATTCTTTCCATTCTCTGGTTGGAAAGATTCCTTCTATGGCGATCTACATGCTAACGGAAAAGATGGTGTTGCATTTTACACGAGGCAAAAAGTTGTAACAGGCCGTTGGGTATAAGAGTGATAGCCGGATAGGGATTTCCTCTTTCCGGCTATATGTGCATCTTCTGACTTCCATAATAAAATGAGGTGAATGATAGTGAGATTAACAACTGCTCAAGCACTGATTTTGTTTTTAAATCAGCAATATATTGAGGTAGATGGAAAAGAGCAAAAACTTTTCAAAGGGATATTTACGATCTTTGGACATGGAAATGTTCTCGGTTTAGGGCAAGCATTAGAACAGGATAGTGGTGACCTTGAAGTGTACCAGGGACGAAATGAACAGGGAATGGCACATGCTGCTGTTGCTTATGCTAAACAAAACAATCAGAAGCAGTTAATGGCCTGCACATCTTCCATTGGTCCTGGTTCAGCTAATATGATTACAGCAGCATCCACTGCGACGGCAAATAATCTTCCAGTATTACTATTGCCTGGTGATACATTTGCCACACGACAGCCGGACCCAGCTTTACAGCAAATTGAGCAAATACATGATGCTTCTATCACAACGAATGATGCTTTCCGACCGGTTAGTAAGTACTGGGATCGAGTTTCACGACCGGAACAGTTAATGAGTGCCTTAATTAATGCGATGCGTGTTTTAACAGACCAAGCAGATACAGGTGCCGTGACTCTATCGCTTCCTCAAGATGTTCAGGGCGAAGCTTTTGACTACCCAGAGTATTTCTTTAAAAAGCGTGTACATCGGATAGAACGTAGAAAACCAACGGATATGGAACTACATGATGCTCTAGAATTAATGAAAAAGAAGAAAAAGCCTCTCATTGTAAGTGGCGGAGGCGTAAGGTATTCCGAATCGGGAGGAAAGCTTAAAGAGTTTGCAGAGAAGTATCATATACCAATTGCAGAGACCCAAGCAGGTAAAGGTGCTGTGGAAGGTACGTTTCCCCTCAATCTCGGAGGAATAGGTGTTACTGGAAATTCTGCTTCTAATCAGCTAGCGAAAGAAGCAGATCTTGTGATTGGCATTGGGACAAAATTTGCAGATTTTACAACTGGATCGAAGGAACTGTTCCAACATCATGACGTTGATTTCTTGACTATTAATCTATCAAAATATCATGCCAACAAGTTGGATGCCACAACAGTAGTCGCAGATGCCAAAACAACCCTAGAAGAGCTAGGTGATTTACTAGATAAAGAGAATTATTCTTCTGGCTATAACCAAGAGATCGAAGAAGCACGAAAAGGCTGGGAAGAAGAATTAAACCGACTTTATCATACAGATTATCATAAAGTAGGATATCAGCCGGAAGTAGCAGGGCATCTTGATGAAGTCATACCAGAATATACTGAAGCTCTTGAAACTTCTCTAACGCAAACGGCTGTTATAGGAGAAATAAATCAATCCATTGCTGATGATTCTATTATAGTGGGCTCATCTGGTAGTCTGCCAGGTGATTTGCAACGAATGTGGGTTAGCAGACAACCGAACACGTATCATATGGAGTATGGCTACTCTTGTATGGGTTATGAGGTTTCTGGGTCACTAGGCGTAAAAATGGCGGAACCCAATAAAGAAGTCTATGCCATGGTCGGAGATGGTAGCTATTTAATGCTTCACTCTGAGTTAGTTACAAGCATCCAAGAAGGATTGAAGTTGAATATTATTCTATTTGATAATGCAGGCTTTGGATGCATTAATAACTTACAAATGGGAAATGGAATGGGGAGTTTTGGTACAGAATTTAGACATCGAAACAGTAAAACAGGTTCATTGAATGGTTCGATTGTTCCGGTGGATTTCGCCCAAAGTGCCGCAGGATACGGAGTGAAGACATACAAGGTGCATACCATAGAAGATTTGCGTTATGCATTAGAGGACTCTAAAAAACAAGATGTATCTACTTTAATGGATATTAAAGTTTTACCCAAAACCATGTCAGATGGGTATGATGCATGGTGGAACGTAGGAGTAGCAGAAACCTCTAAAAGCGAATCGGTAGAACAAGCTCATCAAGTACGAATGAAGCACCTCGAACAAGCTCGTAAATATTAGCAGGGTTAAAGGAGTGTCCCTATGTTTAAGGAAAACACGATTAAACTTGGAATTGCACCTATTGGATGGACCAACGATGATTTACCGGAGCTAGGGGGAGATATTCCATTTGAGCAATGTGTTAGTGAAATGGCACTAGCTGGCTTTGAAGGAACTGAGGTCGGGAATAAATACCCCCACAATAGGGATGAACTAAACAACGCTCTTACTTTACGTAATCTAAAAGTAGCAAGTGCGTGGTTTAGTGCATTTACGACCACAGAGCCCTTAGAAAATACAATAGAGGAATTTATAAAACACCGTGATTTCCTACATGATATGGGAGCTAAAGTGATTGTCGTATCTGAACAAGGTCATAGTATACAACATAAAGACGTATCTTTATTTGATGAAAAACCGATCTTTACTGAAGAAGAATGGGATCTACTAGCAGAAGGGATGAATAAGCTAGGAGCTTTGGCAAAGGAAAAGGGAATGGAAGTCGTCTTTCACCATCATATGGGGACAGGAGTCCAAACGACGCAGGAAGTGGATCGTCTAATGGAAATGACAGATCCAAATCTGGTCCACTTATTATATGATACAGGACATCTCTATTTTTCGGGTGAAGACCCATTAATTGTTCTAAAACAACATCTCCATAGAATTAAGCATGTTCATCTGAAGGATGTTCGACAATCTGTTGCTAGGAGTATTCAAGAGAATAACAAGAGCTTCCTTGAAGCGGTAAAAGAAGGTGTATTTACGGTACCTGGAGATGGAGTTATTGATTTTGAACCCATCTTCTCTATTCTTGCAGAAGCGGAATATCATGGGTGGTTCGTGGTAGAAGCAGAGCAGGATCCAGAACTGGCAAATCCACTTCAATATGCATTATCTGCAAGAGAATATATATATAAAACCGCAGGATTGTAGAAAAGATAACGTGAAGAAGGAAAGAGTAGGAATCGTTGGTCTAGATTGATCATGAAGAAAGTATACAAAGCCCTCGGTGAATTCAGGTGTGTGAAATATAAACAAGCAGATTAGTTAGAATGCTATCTGCTTGTTCTAACCTCAATAATGATGATTAATAACATATTTTATAATTCGTTAGGTTTAATAGATACAATGAATTAGGCTATAATACATATACGAGGTATTCTTGAAAAAAGAAATGGGGATCAAGCATGAAAGTAACCATATATGAAGTTGCCAAAGAAGCAGACGTTTCCATAGCAACAGTATCAAAGGTTATTAATAATACAGGGCGTATCAGTGAAGCTACACGAATAAAAGTGCTTGAGGCAATGAAAGCATTAAATTACTACCCAAGTGTAGTGGCCTCTGCATTGACAGGCAAACGTACAGATACGCTTGGTTTACTAATTCCGGATATTTCAAACCCATTTTTCTCAGAAATCGCTAGAAATATAGAGGACAAAGCACATGAACGGGGAATAAGCGTTATCATGTGTAGTACTGATCACGATGAAGAAAAGGAAAAGAAATATATAGAGCTTTTAAAGAGGAAACAAGTGGATGGTTTTATTGTAGCTTCTGGAATTAAAAATAAAGGAATTATGAAGGAACTAACTGAGGCCAATGTTCCACTTGCAATGCTAGCTCAGGAAGAGCCAGCTTATGATGTTACTGTAGTGTCTGTCGATAACTACAAAGGAGGATATGAGGCTACCTCTCACTTATTCTTAAACGGACATCGTAATGTGGGGATTATTGCTGAACAAATGCATAGTAATAATATGCGACTGTATGCTTACCGAGATGTACATGAAGCATTTGGAGTCTTAATCAACGAAGATAATATAGTCAAAACAACTGCAACAATAGAGAATGGTAGGGAGTGTACTAAGCAGCTACTTGATAAAGATGATCCACCTACAGCTATTTTTGCATGTAACGATTTGCTAGCGATAGGTGTTATACAAGCTGCGAGAGAAAAAGGATTAAATATTCCCGACGATCTATCGGTTATCGGGTTTGATAATACCATTCTAGCCACAACAACCGTTCCAGCTCTCACAACCATGGCACAACCAATTGAAGATATGGGGAAAAAGATCATCGATGTCATCATCAACAAAATAGAAGGAGACAACGAAAGACAAGAAAGCATCTTTTTCAATCCAACCTTAATGATCCGTGGCACAACGGCACCATTAGTTACAGCAAGTAATAAAGTGAAATGATACCATTTTAAAAATAACATAAAAACACAAGGAGGTATTTAACTCCTCCTTGTTTTCCTTGTGTCTATACATATTCCATCAATAGATAGTTAACACCCTTCAAGGTTATGATCGTAGCGTGATATATCCTTCCATTATTGTATTCTTATAGTATTCATCTCTATTTGCTGAGCTTTGATACATAATGAGGTCTGACCCCACCGCTTTAATATGGTTGGTTCAGGCACTTTTTTATGTGTGCGAAAAAATCAGAAAAAAGTAAATTCACACACATTTTTTATAATCATTGACCGGCAGTTTGATGGTTGTTATAGTTCTCTTTATCAAATAAATAACAGATTCAGCACCTTGTATAAGTTCAGGAATAGGGCCTGAACGTTTCTACCAGCTACCGAAAATAGCTCGTCTACAAGGGGAAAACGTCTATGTTTCTTTCCCTTTGTATAAGCAGCGGTAGTTTACCGGTGCTTTTTTACATTCTATGAATCTATAAAATTTATGGCTTGTGTATAACTTTTTAATGACAGTGGGGCCACGTCTAGCTCCAGCGCCCAGCAACGAAGGGACTTCCCTTGCCTCCGTTCGATAAGTCAACATCAAATTGGCAAACAATTTGTGTTTCCTTTATCTCACTACTGGCTCAGTCCAGTCCCTTCGTTGCTAAACGAGCGCTTACGCTTTTGTTATATGCATCTAGGAGGGGACATCATGAGACATTTCTTCAAGTTTAATGAACGTGAAACGAATTATAAACAAGAAACGATGGCCGGTATTACCACGTTTCTTTCTATGGCCTATATTTTAGTCGTTAACCCGATCATTTTAAGTCAGGCTGGGATTGATAAAGGGGCACTCTTTACGGCTACTGCTTTATCCGCCATTGTTGGATCGCTTTTAATCGGACTGATGGCAAACTTTCCTGTTGGTATTGCACCAAGTATGGGGCTTAATTCATTCTTTACCTTTTCTGTCGTTATCGGGATGGGGATTGAATGGCAAGTCGCTTTAACGGGAGTATTTATTGCTGGCATTATCTTTATGATTCTAAGTCTTCTGAAGATACGAGAGAAAATCATTAATGTGATTCCGAAAGATTTAAAACATGCCATTGCAGGAGGCATCGGGTTTTTCATTGCGTTTATTGGTTTGAAAAATGCCGGTATTGTTGTAGGAAACGAGGAGACGTTGGTAGCAATTGGTCAATTGACTAATCCTGCGACTGCCCTTGCCGTGTTTGGTTTTATTATTACTTTGATGATGCTTGTGCGTGGAATTCGTGGAGGTATTTTCTATGGAATTGTCATCACCAGCATTGTAGGCATGAGCATTGGATTAGTAGATGTGCCTGACTCCGTGGTTGGAGAGGTACCTAGCCTTGAGCCAACATTTGGGGTTGTTTTTCAGCACTTAGGGGATATCTTTACTCCTGAAATTCTTGCTGTTATTTTTACATTTTTATTTGTTGCGTTTTTCGATACGGCTGGTGCACTTATTGCTGTGGCCAGTCAGGCAGGTATTATGAAGGACAATCAAATTCCAAATGCAGGTCGCGCTCTATTAGCGGATTCCACTTCTGGAGTGGCTGGGGCTATCTTTGGTACTTCCACAACGGCTTCGTTTGTTGAATCCTCTGCCGGAGTTGCTGTTGGTGGCCGTACAGGCTTTACGAGTGTTGTAATTGCCATCTGCTTCTTTTTTGCATTGTTCTTTTCACCTATACTTGGCGTCATTACAACTGAAGTAACAGCACCTGCCCTCATCATTGTCGGTGCTCTTATGGCGTCAGAGGTAAAAGCGATTGACTGGAGCAAGATGGAAATCATGGTTCCGGCATTTGTCACCATTATCACAATGCCACTCACTTTCAGTATAGCAACGGGGATTGCCCTTGGTTTCATCCTTTACCCATTTGCTATGGTTGCTAAAAAAGATTGGAAGCAAGTCCACCCAATTATGTACGGTCTAGCTGGAATGTTTATGTTGTATTTTGTGTTTTTGTAAGGTAGGAAAGAAGTGCCTGACCCCCAGTACTTTAAAGCATTGGGGGTCAGGCACTTTTACATTATATACTCCACAAACTCTCAGATCCCCACTCATAAGGCGTTTCCTGATAAACATAATAGTTCAACCAATTCGAAAATAATAGATAAGCCTGAGATCTCCAACGATTTAAAGGCTGTTGATCAGGATCATCGTCAGGAAAATAACCAGCTGGGACATTCACATTTAATCCTTTTGCTACATCTCGCTCATATTCTTCTGCTAGTGTCGTAGATTCATATTCAATATGACCCGTAATCATCACATGCTTTTCATCATTTGATATAGCCAGTAATGGTCCAGCATCCTTAGATGAAGATAATAATGTTAACTGATCATGATTCGAGATTTCTTCCTCTGATACACCTGTATATCGCGAATGAGGGGCTAAGAATACGTCATCCATTCCCCGAACTAATTTGACAGTTGGATGCATCATGCGGTGTTGATACACGCCTGAAATTTTATCCGGAAGTGCATACTTATCAATCCCATAATGGTAATAGAGTGCTGCCTGAGCTCCCCAACAAATGTGCAGGACAGATGTGACATTGGTCTTTGTCCATTCCATAATTTCTTTGAGTTCTTCCCAATAGGCGACATCTTCAAAATCTAGTTGCTCGACAGGGGCGCCTGTAATAATCATTCCATCGTAACGTTTGTCTTTGATTTCATGAAACGTTTTATAAAATTGACTTAAATGAGATTTGCTTATATTTTTTGATTCGTATGTAGAGGTATGTATAAACTCTACATTTACTTGTAAGGGGGAATTACTGAGCAAGCGCAGCAACTGTCTTTCCGTTTTTTCTTTTTCGGGCATGAGGTTCAGAATCAGGATATTTAACGGTCGAATATCCTGAGTAACAGCACGTTCGTCCTCCATAAGGAAGATGTTTTCTTTTTCTAAGATATCTCTTGCGGGTAATTTTTCAGGAATATTAATTGGCATCTTCAGTCACCCCTTCTATAATCTACGAAATATTTTGTCTATTATAACAAAAGTTATTGGACTCGCCATCAAAAAATTTTATCTAATCTGTTGTGGGTCTCGGTACCTCTGTTTACAATAGAAAGGGCTGACAGTATGCAAAAGAATCTAATGATATTAAAATAAGATTCATAGATATATTGTAACCAGTCTTTGAGGGCTGGCTTTTATTCGTGATGAGCGATCGTTGTTCGAGAGGAGGGCTCATATGGGTGTTTTGAAAGTGATGGGCCATATCGCTGTTTTAATCGTTTTTTATTTGATTGGAAGTTGGATACAGGATCTATTCAATCTGTTTATACCGGGTAGCATTATTGGGATGTTGTTACTCTTTAGTACGTTATTAACAAAGAAAGTGAATGTGAACTGGGTGGATGAGGGAGCTGATTTCCTTATTCGTCATTTAGCGTTGTTATTTATTCCAGTTACAGTTGGCATTATACAATATCTAGATTTATTTACTGGTAAGAGTTTTTTTCTTATTCCGATCGCATTGTGCAGTACGCTACTTGTGATGGTGTGTTCGGGAATGGTGAGTCAGTATATCGTCAGAAAGAAGGAGCGGGAGTATGAGCATCTTAATCGGGATCATAACGTTCATTAGTACGGTTCTTATCTATCTAGCCTCACGAAAATTGTATCAAAAGGTTCCGAATCCGTTTCTATTACCCGTATTGCCTTCTACAGCATTCTTGGTTGCGATTCTACTTATTTTTCATATCCCGTATGAAACCTATATGGTAGGAGGAAAGTGGATCGATTGGTTTCTTGGGCCTGGTGTTGTGGCTTTAGCTTATCCTTTATATAAGAATTGGGAGATTCTCAAGAGATATAGTGTGAGCATTTTGATTGGTGTATTTGTTGGAGCGGTCATAGGGGTGTCTACGGGTTTGTTACTAGCAAAATGGGTTTCTTTTGATGAAGCTATTATTTATTCAATTATTCCTAAAAACTCCACGACACCTATAGCCATGGAGGTTGCAACTACCCTTGGTGGTGTCTCATCCATGGCGGCTGTCTTTGTTATGATAGCTGGAATTGGCGGAGCTATATTAGGGCCATTCGTTTTAAAATGGAGTGGGATTCATCACTTCCTGGGTAGAGGGATCGGTTTTGGGAGTGCTTCTCATGCGATTGGCACCTCGAAAGCTATGGAGAATAGTGAACAAGAAGGGGCTATAAGCACAGTGGCTATGACGGTTAGTGCCATTATGGTTTCTATTGTTAGTCCGATTCTTGTTTATTTTTTATATTAGGGAGAGTGCCTGACCCCCGCCTTGCTAACGCAGTAAAGCGGTGGGGGTCAGGCACTTTTTCATTTTTATTGAAGTAGATACATATAGTAGTACAAACTGTGTTAAGGGGAGTGCTGCTATGAAACCATGTCCAATCTGTGATGGGGGAGAGATGGAGGCGAAGGATCTCGTAGCGAAACAAATACGAAAGGAAGGTTTCTTGGTTCGTGGAGAGTATGCCTCATTAGAGATTGATGGAAATGAAGTTCAAGCCTATGTCTGTGGTGAGTGTGGTTATCTTGCCTTGTTTAAGCAGAGTAGACTGATGGAGAGGAAGTGATTGGGCTTAGTCCAGTTGCTTCTTTTTTATGTTTCTTTACACCGAATCATGGTTGAAATATCGATGATCTACTATATTCATTGCATACATTTTTAGTAAACTAGGATTAGTTTGTTAATACACGCTAGGTAGGGGGGATTAAGATTATAATAGGTACTAAATGTATTTTTTAAATACTAGTACACCAATTTTGGTATAGGTGCCATACTTTATCGATTTAGCAGAGTGGGGGTCAGGTACCTTGCAACAAAAGGAGGTGAACGATATGCACCAAGGTGATGAAGTTTTTATAACGAAGTCAGGAAAGTACTATCATTATTTTGACGATGATTGTCCAACGTCTTCAAGCATTCTTAAGGGGAAGAAGGAAGCGCAAAAGGTTAGGGAAGAAGAGGCCAAGGAAATGGGGCTTACGCTGTGTAAGCATTGTGCGAAAGAGTATGAAGAGGATATGAAGGAAAGACAAGGATGTGTGGGTGCTGCGGTTTTCTTTATTGGAGCGGCAGTTGCATCGGTTGAATTTTTTACATATGTGATAGGATTATAAAGCAGAAAAACACTCAATGAAAGGTGCCTGACCCCTATCGCTTTAAAGCAGTGGGGGTCAGGCACTTCTAAGGCACTTCTTTTAGGCACTTCTTTTATTTTACTTCAATATTCTTTCAATCGTGTAGGTTCCGGTGTATTGCTCTGTCGTATTTAAGTAACCGATTACGTCTACCGTGTAGTCACCTTCTATTGTGTTAGGAATAAAGGTTTCCTCTACTGTGGTAGCAGCGTTTCCAGAAGATCCTGCTAAATCACCATTTGGGTCTCTAACTTCTAAATCTAAATCATTTGTTGGAGATACCCATTCAATTTTTACATTAAGACTTACTGTATCTTTACCTAGGTTAATCGTGTAATAATCATGAGATGCTGCATCCGCATCGGCGGCGCCAGGCCCAATGGAACTGTTCCACGTTTCTGTAACAAAATAGGTTTCATATGTTTTGCCCGTTTCTTTATCCTTATACTGTCCAGTGGTTGCTTTTGTTTTTGACGCTTGCTCTACTGCAGCATATGCATCTACATAACCTTTTCCTACTTCATGGAGTTCATAGCCACTCATGGGTTCTGCTGTTTTTTCCATAATATCTAATACTGCATCTGGATGAAGGTCTGGCTGTGCTTCTCTCATTAATGCAACGATTCCAGAGATATGAGGTGTTGCCATACTAGTACCACTTGCTGTTGTATAATATGGAAGATACTGCTCCTCAATATAATTCACATCCGTAGTCGTACCCAGCGAATTCATCACGAGACCAGTAGAAGACTTTGTGGAAACAATATCAACACCTGGTGCTGTGATATCTGGATGAACAAATTCATCACCTGGAATACCTCTTGAAGAGAAGTCGGCTAGTTGCTTATCTTTCGTTCCAGCAGCAACGGATATCACCCATGGGGCTGCTGAATATGGATTTAATGTATTGTTTTCAGGTCCTTCGTTCCCAGCGGCAAACGTTACAACCATACCAGCATCATGTAACTTTTTAGAAGCAACGTTAATGGGGTTATTTGGAGAATAATCGCCAGTAGTTCCCCAACTATTGCTTACGACGTCAATACCATACTCCTCATGATGTTCTAAGACATAGTTAAATGCTTCAAGAGACCAAAGAATATTAATCCCTTCC is a window encoding:
- a CDS encoding CoA-acylating methylmalonate-semialdehyde dehydrogenase, translated to MTQTTFEKVNNYVGGKWIESNTDKTESVFNPATGEVIAEVPISTREDLDHAASVASEAFKTWSEVPVPKRARILFKYQQLLVEHWDELAELITIENGKNFKEAYGEVQRGIECVEFATGAPSLMMGSQLPSISSGMESGTYRYPIGVVGGITPFNFPMMVPCWMFPMALATGNTFILKPSERTPLLANRLAELLEEAGLPDGVFNIVHGAHDVVNGILDNKDIKAISFVGSQPVAEYVYKRGTDNLKRVQALAGAKNHSIVLSDANIENAVTQIFNAAFGSAGERCMACSVVAVEEDIADEFIQRLVQKSNEIKIGNGLEDDVFLGPVIRDQHKERTIQYIQTGEEEGATLVRDGRKDVEGEQEGYFVGPTIFDEVTSEMKIWQDEIFAPVLSIARVKNLEEAVELTNTSRFANGACIFTKDGGSVRNFRETIDAGMLGVNIGVPAPMAFFPFSGWKDSFYGDLHANGKDGVAFYTRQKVVTGRWV
- the iolD gene encoding 3D-(3,5/4)-trihydroxycyclohexane-1,2-dione acylhydrolase (decyclizing), with the protein product MIVRLTTAQALILFLNQQYIEVDGKEQKLFKGIFTIFGHGNVLGLGQALEQDSGDLEVYQGRNEQGMAHAAVAYAKQNNQKQLMACTSSIGPGSANMITAASTATANNLPVLLLPGDTFATRQPDPALQQIEQIHDASITTNDAFRPVSKYWDRVSRPEQLMSALINAMRVLTDQADTGAVTLSLPQDVQGEAFDYPEYFFKKRVHRIERRKPTDMELHDALELMKKKKKPLIVSGGGVRYSESGGKLKEFAEKYHIPIAETQAGKGAVEGTFPLNLGGIGVTGNSASNQLAKEADLVIGIGTKFADFTTGSKELFQHHDVDFLTINLSKYHANKLDATTVVADAKTTLEELGDLLDKENYSSGYNQEIEEARKGWEEELNRLYHTDYHKVGYQPEVAGHLDEVIPEYTEALETSLTQTAVIGEINQSIADDSIIVGSSGSLPGDLQRMWVSRQPNTYHMEYGYSCMGYEVSGSLGVKMAEPNKEVYAMVGDGSYLMLHSELVTSIQEGLKLNIILFDNAGFGCINNLQMGNGMGSFGTEFRHRNSKTGSLNGSIVPVDFAQSAAGYGVKTYKVHTIEDLRYALEDSKKQDVSTLMDIKVLPKTMSDGYDAWWNVGVAETSKSESVEQAHQVRMKHLEQARKY
- the iolE gene encoding myo-inosose-2 dehydratase, whose protein sequence is MFKENTIKLGIAPIGWTNDDLPELGGDIPFEQCVSEMALAGFEGTEVGNKYPHNRDELNNALTLRNLKVASAWFSAFTTTEPLENTIEEFIKHRDFLHDMGAKVIVVSEQGHSIQHKDVSLFDEKPIFTEEEWDLLAEGMNKLGALAKEKGMEVVFHHHMGTGVQTTQEVDRLMEMTDPNLVHLLYDTGHLYFSGEDPLIVLKQHLHRIKHVHLKDVRQSVARSIQENNKSFLEAVKEGVFTVPGDGVIDFEPIFSILAEAEYHGWFVVEAEQDPELANPLQYALSAREYIYKTAGL
- a CDS encoding LacI family DNA-binding transcriptional regulator, with product MKVTIYEVAKEADVSIATVSKVINNTGRISEATRIKVLEAMKALNYYPSVVASALTGKRTDTLGLLIPDISNPFFSEIARNIEDKAHERGISVIMCSTDHDEEKEKKYIELLKRKQVDGFIVASGIKNKGIMKELTEANVPLAMLAQEEPAYDVTVVSVDNYKGGYEATSHLFLNGHRNVGIIAEQMHSNNMRLYAYRDVHEAFGVLINEDNIVKTTATIENGRECTKQLLDKDDPPTAIFACNDLLAIGVIQAAREKGLNIPDDLSVIGFDNTILATTTVPALTTMAQPIEDMGKKIIDVIINKIEGDNERQESIFFNPTLMIRGTTAPLVTASNKVK
- a CDS encoding NCS2 family permease; this encodes MRHFFKFNERETNYKQETMAGITTFLSMAYILVVNPIILSQAGIDKGALFTATALSAIVGSLLIGLMANFPVGIAPSMGLNSFFTFSVVIGMGIEWQVALTGVFIAGIIFMILSLLKIREKIINVIPKDLKHAIAGGIGFFIAFIGLKNAGIVVGNEETLVAIGQLTNPATALAVFGFIITLMMLVRGIRGGIFYGIVITSIVGMSIGLVDVPDSVVGEVPSLEPTFGVVFQHLGDIFTPEILAVIFTFLFVAFFDTAGALIAVASQAGIMKDNQIPNAGRALLADSTSGVAGAIFGTSTTASFVESSAGVAVGGRTGFTSVVIAICFFFALFFSPILGVITTEVTAPALIIVGALMASEVKAIDWSKMEIMVPAFVTIITMPLTFSIATGIALGFILYPFAMVAKKDWKQVHPIMYGLAGMFMLYFVFL
- the metA gene encoding homoserine O-succinyltransferase, giving the protein MPINIPEKLPARDILEKENIFLMEDERAVTQDIRPLNILILNLMPEKEKTERQLLRLLSNSPLQVNVEFIHTSTYESKNISKSHLSQFYKTFHEIKDKRYDGMIITGAPVEQLDFEDVAYWEELKEIMEWTKTNVTSVLHICWGAQAALYYHYGIDKYALPDKISGVYQHRMMHPTVKLVRGMDDVFLAPHSRYTGVSEEEISNHDQLTLLSSSKDAGPLLAISNDEKHVMITGHIEYESTTLAEEYERDVAKGLNVNVPAGYFPDDDPDQQPLNRWRSQAYLLFSNWLNYYVYQETPYEWGSESLWSI
- a CDS encoding CidA/LrgA family protein, coding for MGVLKVMGHIAVLIVFYLIGSWIQDLFNLFIPGSIIGMLLLFSTLLTKKVNVNWVDEGADFLIRHLALLFIPVTVGIIQYLDLFTGKSFFLIPIALCSTLLVMVCSGMVSQYIVRKKEREYEHLNRDHNVH
- a CDS encoding LrgB family protein, with product MSILIGIITFISTVLIYLASRKLYQKVPNPFLLPVLPSTAFLVAILLIFHIPYETYMVGGKWIDWFLGPGVVALAYPLYKNWEILKRYSVSILIGVFVGAVIGVSTGLLLAKWVSFDEAIIYSIIPKNSTTPIAMEVATTLGGVSSMAAVFVMIAGIGGAILGPFVLKWSGIHHFLGRGIGFGSASHAIGTSKAMENSEQEGAISTVAMTVSAIMVSIVSPILVYFLY